A DNA window from Xyrauchen texanus isolate HMW12.3.18 chromosome 6, RBS_HiC_50CHRs, whole genome shotgun sequence contains the following coding sequences:
- the LOC127645748 gene encoding uncharacterized protein LOC127645748, with amino-acid sequence MRIHTWKNYHTPAGGGNAPLNLVANRHKTERRSKLARARICIIPPIKPTARKLFTRRKQLCKAMVYARAVWVENGQQMEGVLPLNWIDTETKVVRWPLKNVSVAHKRLLQPQEDWLSFEFVKVKVTSVSRQECEKYNYTSAQTEEEDTVSQKRMKKRRKFEDYVQGSDLSAEEDESLPDKKKEDTVLLPVPPPKLSHRGPNAMLLQLPAPPELANTAIRQPESPASSDISGCSRPTLHRSPTRSESTEAFSPVSARSRGSRTPQRGVRMPSQSRSRKDRASSSRSRGSCTPQRGVRMPSQSGSRKGRASSSRSRGSCTPQRGVRMPSQSGSRKVRASSSRSRGSLTPQRGVRMTSQSRSRSLFPMSQAKYQKSVLGKLVELLDEIKSREAL; translated from the exons ATGAGGATTCATACTTGGAAGAATTACCACACCCCAgctggtggcggtaatgcaccattAAATTTAgttgccaaccgccataaaaccGAAAGAAGAAGCAAATTGGCGCGCGCGCGAATCTGTATTATTCCACCCATCAAGCCAACCGCCAGAAAGCTCTTCACGCGTCGTAAGCAGCTGTGTAAA GCAATGGTATACGCACGGGCTGTTTGGGTGGAGAATGGGCAGCAGATGGAAGGAGTTTTGCCATTGAACTGGATCGACACAGAGACCAAAGTGGTGCGATGGCCTCTAAAAAACGTGTCTGTGGCACATAAGCGCCTTTTACAACCACAGGAGGACTGGTTAAGCTTTGAATTTGTTAAAGTCAAAGTGACATCag TAAGCCGACAGgaatgtgaaaaatataattacaCCTCAGCTCAAACCGAAGAGGAGGACACAGTCAGTCAAAAGAGAATGAAGAAAAGAAGGAAATTTGAAGATTATGTTCAAG GGTCAGATTTGTCTGCTGAGGAGGATGAGTCCTTGCCAGACAAGAAAAAGG AGGATACAGTGTTGCTTCCGGTTCCTCCGCCAAAGCTCTCACATAGGG GACCAAATGCAATGCTGCTCCAGTTACCTGCACCCCCAGAACTGGCTAACACCGCCATTAGACAACCAGAGAGTCCTGCATCTTCGGACA TTTCTGGATGTTCTCGTCCAACGCTTCACCGTTCACCCACAAGGTCTGAATCAACAGAAGCATTTAGTCCAGTGTCAGCCA GATCTAGGGGTTCTCGCACACCTCAGCGTGGAGTTCGAATGCCATCACAATCCAGGAGCAGAAAAGATCGGGCATCCTCATCCA gatcAAGGGGTTCTTGCACACCTCAGCGTGGAGTTCGAATGCCATCACAGTCCGGGAGCAGAAAAGGTCGGGCATCCTCATCCA gatcTAGGGGTTCTTGCACACCTCAGCGTGGAGTTCGAATGCCATCACAGTCCGGGAGCAGAAAAGTTCGGGCATCCTCATCCA gatcTAGGGGTTCTCTCACACCTCAGCGTGGAGTTCGAATGACATCACAGTCCAGGAGCAGAAGCTTATTCCCCATGTCTCAAGCTA AATACCAGAAGTCAGTGCTTGGAAAGCTAGTTGAACTTCTAGATGAGATAAAGAGTCGGGAGGCACTATGA